In Streptomyces sp. NBC_00433, a single genomic region encodes these proteins:
- a CDS encoding endonuclease translates to MGEGERVERVLAAYGQTYAAEAGIALRDTPQPLYRLLVLTVLLSARIRSGTAVATARALAEAGLRDPRRMAAATWQERVDALGRGGYRRYDESTATQLGKGAALATERYGGDLRRLHEEAGADLGALRAALREFPGIGPAGADIFLREVQLVWPDIAPFFDSKALQGAAEAGLPDRPAPLRRAAGDAEPAVLAAALVRVALDK, encoded by the coding sequence ATGGGAGAGGGCGAGCGCGTCGAGAGGGTACTGGCGGCGTACGGCCAGACGTACGCCGCCGAGGCCGGGATCGCGCTCCGCGACACACCGCAGCCGCTGTACCGGCTGCTCGTCCTGACCGTGCTGCTGAGCGCACGCATCCGCAGCGGTACGGCCGTGGCGACGGCACGCGCCCTCGCGGAAGCGGGACTGCGGGACCCGCGGCGGATGGCCGCAGCGACCTGGCAGGAGCGGGTGGACGCGCTGGGGCGCGGCGGCTATCGGCGCTATGACGAGAGCACCGCGACTCAGCTCGGCAAGGGCGCGGCGCTGGCGACCGAGCGCTACGGCGGGGATCTGCGGAGGCTGCACGAGGAGGCCGGCGCCGATCTGGGCGCGCTGCGCGCGGCACTGCGGGAGTTCCCGGGGATCGGGCCGGCCGGGGCGGACATCTTCCTGCGGGAGGTCCAGCTGGTGTGGCCGGACATCGCACCCTTCTTCGACAGCAAGGCCTTGCAGGGCGCGGCTGAGGCAGGCCTGCCCGACCGGCCCGCGCCGCTGCGGCGGGCCGCGGGCGACGCGGAGCCGGCGGTGCTGGCCGCGGC
- a CDS encoding ATP-dependent DNA ligase, translated as MLFAEVARVSREVADTSSRSRKTELLAGFFRDVGPQDAPIAIAYLAGRLPQGRLGVGWAALRDRAAPAPGAALTVAEVDAALTAVAAVSGQGAQAGRRGLLQDLLGAATAVEQEYLIGLITGEVRQGALDAAAAEGLAAATGASPADVRRAVMLAGALEPVAQALLAQGPAALADFRLAVGRPLLPMLAASAKSVPEAVAKIGGPCAVEEKLDGIRIQAHRDGDDVRLFTRTLDDVTDRLPEIVTTVRALAGLRFVLDGEVLAFDAEGRPRPFQETAGRVGSRVDVAAAARAMPVHAVFFDVLYADDRDLLGLPYVERRAELDALVPERARVRRAVVADPADPAALRAAEDFMAATLERGHEGVVVKGDDAPYAAGRRGASWIKVKPVHTLDLVVLAAEWGHGRRTGKLSNLHLGARGEDGSFVMLGKTFKGLTDAVLSWQTDRLLDLAVSDDGHVVAVRPELVVEIAYDGVQVSSRYPAGLTLRFARVVRYRPDKPASEADTIAAVRAAHAPP; from the coding sequence ATGCTCTTCGCCGAGGTCGCCCGGGTCTCGCGGGAGGTCGCGGACACGTCGTCGCGATCCCGCAAGACCGAACTCCTCGCCGGCTTCTTCCGGGACGTCGGACCGCAGGACGCCCCCATCGCCATCGCCTACCTCGCGGGCCGGCTCCCGCAGGGCCGGCTCGGCGTCGGCTGGGCCGCGCTCCGGGACCGGGCGGCGCCCGCGCCCGGCGCCGCGCTGACCGTCGCCGAGGTGGACGCGGCGCTCACCGCGGTCGCCGCCGTTTCCGGCCAGGGCGCGCAGGCAGGGCGGCGCGGCCTGCTCCAGGACCTGCTGGGCGCGGCCACCGCCGTCGAGCAGGAGTACCTGATCGGCCTGATCACCGGCGAGGTCCGGCAGGGCGCGCTCGACGCCGCCGCGGCGGAGGGCCTGGCGGCGGCCACCGGGGCGTCACCCGCCGACGTGAGGCGGGCGGTCATGCTGGCCGGCGCCCTCGAACCGGTCGCCCAGGCGCTGCTCGCCCAGGGCCCGGCCGCGCTCGCCGACTTCCGGCTCGCCGTGGGCCGCCCGCTGCTGCCCATGCTCGCGGCCTCCGCCAAGTCCGTGCCGGAGGCCGTCGCCAAGATCGGCGGGCCGTGCGCGGTCGAGGAGAAGCTCGACGGCATCCGCATCCAGGCGCATCGCGACGGCGACGACGTCCGGCTCTTCACCCGCACGCTCGACGACGTCACCGACCGCCTGCCGGAGATCGTCACGACCGTACGCGCCCTGGCCGGCCTGCGGTTCGTCCTCGACGGGGAGGTGCTGGCCTTCGACGCCGAGGGGCGGCCGCGGCCCTTCCAGGAGACCGCGGGCCGCGTCGGCTCCCGGGTCGACGTCGCCGCGGCCGCCCGCGCCATGCCCGTGCACGCGGTCTTCTTCGACGTGCTCTACGCGGACGACCGCGATCTGCTCGGCCTGCCGTACGTCGAGCGCCGCGCGGAGCTCGACGCGCTCGTACCCGAGCGGGCCCGGGTACGGCGGGCCGTCGTCGCCGACCCCGCGGACCCCGCGGCGCTGCGTGCGGCCGAGGACTTCATGGCGGCCACGTTGGAGCGCGGGCACGAAGGGGTCGTCGTCAAGGGTGACGACGCTCCCTACGCGGCCGGGCGCCGCGGGGCCTCCTGGATCAAGGTCAAGCCGGTCCACACACTGGACCTCGTGGTGCTCGCCGCCGAGTGGGGGCACGGGCGGCGCACCGGCAAGCTGTCCAACCTGCACCTGGGGGCGCGGGGCGAGGACGGGTCCTTCGTCATGCTCGGCAAGACCTTCAAGGGGCTCACCGACGCGGTGCTCTCCTGGCAGACGGATCGCCTCCTCGACCTCGCCGTCAGCGACGACGGCCACGTCGTGGCCGTCCGCCCGGAGCTTGTCGTCGAGATCGCCTACGACGGTGTCCAGGTCTCCTCCCGCTACCCGGCGGGCCTCACCCTCCGCTTCGCCCGCGTCGTCCGCTACCGCCCGGACAAGCCGGCCTCCGAGGCCGACACGATCGCCGCCGTGCGCGCAGCGCACGCGCCGCCCTGA
- a CDS encoding alpha-ketoglutarate-dependent dioxygenase AlkB yields the protein MSHQQTSLFATGAPALGSLDRARRTALGRGAWIDVLPGWLSGADDLFAELADRVPWREERRAMYDSVVAVPRLLAHYGEGERLPDPVLTEARDRLSGHYAAELGESFVSAGLCFYRDGRDSVAWHGDRFGRGATRDTMVAILSLGEPRPLLLRPRGGGAPASKVPLGHGDLIVMGGSCQRTWDHAIPKTRSAVGGRISVQFRPRGVA from the coding sequence ATGAGCCATCAGCAGACGTCACTCTTCGCCACCGGCGCACCGGCCCTCGGCAGCCTGGACCGGGCGCGGCGCACCGCGCTCGGGCGCGGCGCGTGGATAGACGTGCTGCCGGGCTGGCTGAGCGGTGCCGACGACCTCTTCGCCGAGCTGGCCGACCGGGTCCCGTGGCGCGAGGAGCGCCGCGCCATGTACGACAGCGTGGTGGCTGTGCCGCGCCTGCTCGCCCACTACGGCGAGGGCGAGCGGCTGCCGGACCCGGTGCTCACCGAGGCCCGCGACCGGCTGAGCGGGCACTATGCGGCGGAGCTGGGGGAGTCCTTCGTCAGCGCGGGCCTGTGCTTCTACCGGGACGGCCGGGACAGCGTCGCCTGGCACGGCGACCGTTTCGGGCGCGGTGCCACGCGCGACACGATGGTCGCGATCCTCTCGCTCGGCGAGCCCCGGCCGCTGCTGCTGCGCCCGCGCGGCGGCGGCGCCCCCGCCTCCAAGGTGCCGCTGGGCCACGGCGACCTGATCGTGATGGGCGGCAGTTGCCAGCGCACGTGGGACCACGCGATACCCAAGACCCGCTCGGCGGTCGGCGGCCGGATCAGCGTCCAGTTCCGCCCCCGCGGCGTGGCCTGA
- a CDS encoding DUF5709 domain-containing protein: protein MTERIDGTMGDDVYQPDDSSEIQEDTGPLEPEDTLDDRGIAEVLDEGYSPPERPLGVDDVGTTAAEQQAGESLDERLPRERPDVEPSPDDGLGDASDTDGELVDVEAGELRSGRLVAPDEGSHARLDGMVGEDVGIDGGAASAEEAAVHVVEDTDWPMEEDDEE, encoded by the coding sequence ATGACCGAGCGGATCGACGGCACCATGGGCGACGACGTGTATCAGCCGGACGACAGCAGCGAGATCCAGGAGGACACCGGGCCCCTGGAACCCGAGGACACCCTGGACGACCGGGGGATCGCCGAGGTGCTCGACGAGGGGTATTCACCTCCCGAGCGTCCCTTGGGCGTGGACGACGTCGGTACGACGGCGGCGGAGCAGCAGGCGGGCGAGAGCCTGGACGAGCGGTTGCCGCGCGAGCGCCCCGACGTCGAGCCGAGCCCGGACGACGGCCTGGGCGACGCGAGCGACACCGATGGCGAGCTGGTCGACGTGGAGGCGGGCGAGCTGCGCTCCGGCCGGCTGGTCGCCCCCGACGAGGGGTCGCACGCCCGCCTGGACGGCATGGTCGGCGAGGACGTCGGCATCGACGGCGGCGCGGCATCGGCTGAGGAAGCGGCCGTGCATGTCGTGGAGGACACGGACTGGCCGATGGAGGAGGACGACGAGGAGTGA